The following proteins are encoded in a genomic region of Paenibacillus sp. FSL R7-0273:
- a CDS encoding VanZ family protein, producing the protein MFQSYLFPISYAFLSFPAAALLFTLPFLIVQYRRHGYIHKLRGLLLYLLLLYLLNALFLIMLPFPATRHNLAPTGGSLQLAPLQFIEEILHSRSFTADAPSTYVNVLGEPAFYQAVFNVLLTVPFGMFLGYYFRTRWVVCILLSFSLSLLFEITQITGIYGIFDHPYRVFDVDDLITNTLGGIIGYRVALWISGLLPQIEQLDAKEDLSAKRVTFTRRGIAFLLDACIWMPAAGLLSLLPVPAPFWITLITYFLLIPCLTRGRTPGKWVVRITVQGKPDTPRLWRLTVRYGLLYGVLPGMNIILFDSALAAALDQELAATARGVVLIADFLFLVHIIISIFRKKELFYERLSGTRNVITWPERQLQAEPELRSQTIE; encoded by the coding sequence ATGTTTCAATCCTATCTATTTCCGATTTCCTATGCATTCTTATCCTTTCCGGCTGCAGCCTTGCTGTTTACCCTGCCCTTTCTGATTGTCCAGTACCGGCGGCACGGGTATATTCATAAGCTCCGCGGACTCCTTCTGTATCTGCTGCTGCTCTATTTATTGAATGCCTTGTTTCTGATTATGCTGCCATTTCCCGCTACCAGACACAATCTGGCTCCAACGGGCGGGAGCCTGCAGCTTGCTCCCCTTCAGTTCATTGAGGAGATTCTGCACAGCCGCAGCTTTACTGCAGATGCCCCGTCCACCTATGTGAATGTACTGGGCGAGCCTGCATTTTATCAGGCTGTATTTAATGTGCTGCTGACTGTACCGTTCGGTATGTTTCTCGGCTATTATTTCCGCACGAGATGGGTAGTCTGCATCCTGCTCTCCTTCAGCCTGTCCCTGCTGTTCGAGATTACGCAGATTACCGGAATATACGGCATCTTCGATCACCCCTACCGGGTGTTTGATGTAGATGATCTGATTACCAACACACTTGGCGGGATCATCGGGTACCGTGTCGCCCTCTGGATCTCCGGTCTGCTCCCGCAGATCGAACAGCTAGATGCCAAGGAGGATTTAAGTGCAAAACGGGTTACCTTTACCCGCCGCGGTATCGCCTTTTTACTGGATGCCTGTATATGGATGCCTGCTGCCGGGCTGCTCAGCCTGCTGCCTGTACCGGCACCCTTCTGGATTACACTGATCACCTATTTTCTGCTGATTCCCTGCCTGACCCGAGGCCGGACTCCGGGCAAATGGGTGGTGCGCATTACCGTGCAGGGCAAGCCGGATACACCGCGGCTGTGGCGGCTGACCGTAAGATACGGACTGCTGTATGGCGTGCTGCCGGGTATGAACATCATCCTGTTTGATTCAGCATTGGCTGCAGCGCTGGACCAGGAGCTGGCCGCAACTGCCCGGGGCGTGGTGCTGATAGCGGATTTCCTGTTTCTCGTCCATATCATCATCAGCATATTCCGCAAGAAAGAGCTGTTCTATGAGCGTCTGAGCGGAACACGAAATGTGATAACCTGGCCGGAAAGACAGCTGCAGGCGGAGCCGGAGCTCCGGTCGCAGACTATTGAATAG
- a CDS encoding carbohydrate ABC transporter permease: MSSLVKQINKHKVPYLFIAPAVILLTLFSIIPIIIALVISFTDMDLVGLADYSNISGVGISNYIDIFKDPIFLKAMYNTLIYVVVGVPMVVLASMGVALLLNYGTGWLFKSFRVIYYMPSITNIVAVAVVWGYLYNGSYGLFNYVLSWFGLPAQQWLQDPVLAKFSLILLAFWKSLGLNMIIFLAALQGIPRSYYEAAEIDGATGWKKLRYITVPLLGFATFFVTITTLIGWIQFFEEPLVMTKGGPLNATMSMALFIYNNGFQLSKFGYAASGSFVLFIIIIIATLIQFAVKKKEVEY, translated from the coding sequence GTGAGCTCATTGGTAAAGCAAATCAACAAGCATAAGGTTCCATATTTATTTATCGCTCCGGCAGTCATCCTGCTGACGCTGTTTTCGATCATTCCGATCATCATTGCACTGGTAATCAGCTTTACGGATATGGACCTGGTCGGTCTTGCGGATTATTCGAACATCAGCGGGGTCGGCATCAGTAACTATATTGATATATTTAAGGATCCTATTTTCCTGAAAGCAATGTACAATACCCTCATTTATGTAGTGGTCGGTGTTCCGATGGTTGTACTTGCCTCCATGGGAGTAGCGCTTCTGCTAAACTACGGTACAGGCTGGCTGTTCAAAAGCTTCCGGGTCATCTACTATATGCCTTCCATTACCAACATTGTGGCGGTAGCGGTTGTATGGGGCTATTTGTATAACGGGTCTTACGGGTTATTCAACTATGTCCTTTCCTGGTTCGGTTTACCGGCGCAGCAGTGGCTTCAGGACCCTGTCCTGGCGAAGTTCTCTCTGATTCTGCTGGCCTTCTGGAAATCGCTCGGTTTGAATATGATTATTTTCCTGGCGGCATTGCAGGGTATTCCCCGTTCTTATTATGAAGCTGCTGAAATAGACGGGGCAACAGGCTGGAAAAAGCTGCGCTATATCACAGTGCCTCTGCTTGGATTCGCTACTTTCTTTGTGACCATTACGACCTTGATCGGCTGGATTCAATTCTTCGAGGAGCCGCTGGTAATGACCAAGGGCGGACCGCTGAATGCGACGATGTCGATGGCGCTCTTTATATACAATAACGGGTTCCAGCTCAGCAAATTCGGTTATGCGGCCTCCGGCTCATTCGTGCTGTTCATCATCATTATCATTGCGACACTGATTCAATTCGCGGTCAAAAAGAAAGAAGTGGAATATTAA
- a CDS encoding DUF4179 domain-containing protein, which yields MINSREEQIMLEEAGQMRQQLQGETDTPYIRLAVQKGMESGKSGSKRTSLMKGTVYGLAAAAAVAFVLYLIPVWHAGQQTPVNTGPVDWGVLEPYREFNNYDINAATFESAVRNDYVQLLDNVAEADGYQITLNAVTADENRIILLYTAETSNDQEIYGFSSSRMLDVQTGSLLNRTGGIGAHAKINGEDDYHKYYGKSEFELDRSKPFPEQLEADFLIASVDPGKMDDPKTGTIMADIHYSPRIKLAIKLDQKFKETKTEVLYPDKNFQIEGHEVVLSRVEISPLLIKARYELKNEADYEWEIRRKVFEYFSGMVTARSGAGTVQLPMSIGAGLADGYEHIFSSNLLDDPDSLVLELKAGQGIGMSVNQFELLE from the coding sequence ATGATTAACAGCAGGGAAGAGCAGATTATGCTGGAGGAAGCGGGCCAGATGCGGCAACAGCTTCAGGGAGAGACGGACACCCCTTATATCAGGCTGGCGGTTCAAAAAGGCATGGAAAGCGGAAAAAGCGGCAGTAAGCGGACTTCACTGATGAAAGGGACTGTGTACGGGCTGGCTGCGGCTGCGGCGGTTGCATTCGTGCTGTACCTCATTCCAGTATGGCACGCCGGTCAGCAGACTCCTGTAAATACCGGGCCGGTGGACTGGGGAGTGCTTGAGCCGTACAGGGAATTCAACAATTATGACATCAATGCGGCCACCTTTGAATCAGCGGTACGCAATGATTATGTTCAGCTGCTGGACAACGTGGCGGAAGCGGACGGATATCAGATTACCCTGAATGCGGTAACTGCCGATGAGAACCGGATTATTCTGTTATACACGGCAGAAACCTCGAACGATCAGGAAATTTACGGCTTCAGCAGCAGCAGAATGCTGGATGTTCAGACCGGGAGCCTGCTTAACCGTACCGGAGGGATCGGGGCACACGCCAAAATAAACGGTGAGGACGATTATCACAAATATTACGGAAAAAGCGAGTTTGAGCTGGACCGCAGCAAGCCTTTTCCGGAGCAGCTGGAGGCAGACTTCCTGATTGCTTCGGTCGATCCGGGCAAAATGGATGACCCCAAGACGGGCACCATTATGGCGGATATTCACTATTCTCCAAGAATCAAGCTTGCTATTAAGCTGGATCAGAAGTTCAAGGAGACGAAGACGGAAGTTTTATATCCCGATAAGAATTTTCAGATAGAAGGACATGAGGTTGTGCTGAGCCGCGTGGAAATCTCACCCTTGCTGATTAAGGCCAGGTATGAATTGAAGAATGAAGCGGATTATGAGTGGGAGATTCGGCGGAAAGTCTTTGAATACTTCTCTGGAATGGTAACAGCCCGCTCCGGTGCCGGAACAGTGCAGCTGCCTATGAGTATTGGAGCAGGACTGGCGGACGGCTATGAGCATATATTTTCCAGTAACCTGCTTGATGATCCTGATTCCCTCGTACTGGAGCTCAAAGCAGGCCAAGGAATCGGTATGTCGGTTAACCAGTTTGAGCTGCTAGAATAG
- a CDS encoding aminopeptidase has product MKDFEIMLEKYAELVVKVGVNVQPGQVLMVHAPLETAELTRLIVGKAYEAGAKYVMVDWDDEAVTRIRYEKAPEDSFSYYPQWHADMLEGFAEEGGAILHIKVPDPELFNGIESAKVSTAVKAAAIARRNYQNYTRSSKISWSLIKAPTRAWADKVFADLPQEQRINAMWEAVFQMNRVGSEDPVAAWREHIAELKLSQDRMNAKRYKSLHYRAPGTDLHVELPEGHLWRGGGGENGSGVYFVANMPTEEIYTMPLRTGVNGTVASTLPLNLNGRLVDGISFTFTDGKVTSYDAASGREHLTTLLETDEGASYLGEVALVQHDSPISRLNRVFYNTGIDENASCHFALGSAYPVNIEGGVGLSSEELIKRGANVSLTHVDFMIGSAELEIDGELADGTVEPVFRKGNWVL; this is encoded by the coding sequence ATGAAGGATTTTGAGATCATGCTGGAGAAATATGCCGAGCTGGTGGTTAAGGTCGGAGTTAACGTGCAGCCCGGTCAGGTACTGATGGTGCATGCACCGCTTGAAACAGCAGAGCTTACCCGTCTGATCGTAGGCAAGGCGTACGAAGCCGGCGCTAAATATGTAATGGTGGATTGGGATGACGAGGCGGTTACGCGCATCCGTTATGAGAAGGCGCCTGAGGATTCGTTCAGCTATTATCCGCAGTGGCATGCCGATATGCTGGAAGGCTTTGCTGAAGAGGGCGGAGCGATTTTACATATTAAAGTACCAGACCCTGAGCTGTTCAACGGTATTGAGTCTGCCAAGGTCTCAACGGCTGTCAAAGCAGCTGCTATTGCCCGCAGGAACTACCAGAATTACACCCGCAGCAGCAAAATCAGCTGGTCGCTGATCAAGGCGCCGACCCGTGCCTGGGCGGATAAGGTGTTCGCCGATCTGCCGCAGGAGCAGCGGATCAATGCTATGTGGGAAGCGGTATTCCAGATGAACCGTGTAGGCAGCGAGGACCCGGTAGCAGCCTGGCGCGAGCATATTGCAGAGCTGAAGCTGAGCCAGGACCGGATGAACGCTAAGCGCTACAAAAGCCTGCACTACCGCGCACCCGGCACGGATCTCCATGTAGAGCTGCCTGAAGGACATCTGTGGCGCGGCGGCGGCGGCGAGAACGGCAGCGGGGTTTATTTTGTGGCGAATATGCCGACTGAAGAGATCTATACGATGCCGCTGCGGACAGGTGTAAACGGAACGGTTGCCAGTACGCTTCCGCTGAACCTCAACGGGCGTCTGGTCGACGGCATTTCGTTCACCTTCACGGACGGAAAGGTAACGTCTTATGATGCGGCCTCCGGCCGTGAGCATCTGACCACCCTGCTGGAAACGGATGAAGGTGCCTCCTATCTGGGCGAGGTCGCCCTGGTGCAGCATGATTCGCCGATTTCCCGCCTGAACAGAGTGTTCTATAACACCGGTATTGACGAAAATGCCTCCTGCCATTTCGCGCTGGGCAGCGCGTATCCGGTAAATATCGAAGGCGGCGTGGGCCTCAGCAGCGAGGAGCTGATTAAGCGCGGTGCTAATGTCAGCCTGACCCATGTTGACTTTATGATCGGCTCGGCCGAGCTTGAGATCGACGGGGAGCTGGCTGACGGAACTGTCGAGCCGGTATTCCGCAAAGGGAACTGGGTGCTGTAA
- a CDS encoding amidase family protein yields the protein MEQKNSPVNNPVLDWSKWIIEADIASMQAEMARGPLTSVQLVQLYLERIGRHDNVINAVLELNPDALETAGQLDQERLVTGPRSSLHGIPLLVKDNIDTADQLHTSAGSIALANSFASADAAVISRLRDAGAVILGKANMTEWANFMAPGMWAGYSSRGGLVLNPYGPGELFVGGSSSGSAASVAANLVAAAVGTETSGSIIGPASQNSVVGIKPTAGLVSMAGIIPGISSQDTAGPLARTVADAALLLGAMAGPAASPAADQGTGQVPVPADYTAFLDPQGLQGMRIGIPGAVYQELHPDVLEIMNGAIATLAANGAVIIDPVELPCLNSDWSPVMLQYEFKRGLNQYLSGLAGHVPVHSLSELIKYNLEHSDKALKYGQGTLEWLEQSGDGITEEQYLKELQISRGLAREQGIDYAISRHQLDALMFPGFHGTDIAARAGYPLITVPAGYAAEGGVTPGGYTTKGPHGVTFCGTAFSEPVLIRIASGFEQAAQRRYPPRLFS from the coding sequence TTGGAACAAAAGAATTCTCCTGTTAATAACCCGGTCCTGGACTGGAGCAAATGGATTATAGAAGCGGATATTGCCTCCATGCAGGCGGAGATGGCCCGCGGCCCGTTGACTTCGGTACAGCTGGTTCAGCTATACCTTGAGCGGATCGGAAGGCACGACAATGTAATTAATGCTGTGCTTGAGCTGAATCCTGATGCGCTGGAGACCGCCGGACAGCTGGACCAGGAGCGGCTGGTTACAGGCCCCCGCAGCAGCCTGCATGGAATCCCATTGCTGGTCAAGGACAATATTGATACCGCAGATCAGCTTCATACCAGTGCAGGCTCCATTGCTTTGGCAAATTCCTTTGCCTCTGCGGATGCAGCGGTTATCAGCCGTCTGCGGGATGCCGGTGCCGTTATTCTCGGCAAGGCGAACATGACCGAATGGGCCAATTTCATGGCTCCCGGGATGTGGGCAGGCTACAGCTCCCGCGGCGGCCTGGTCCTGAATCCTTATGGCCCCGGCGAGCTGTTTGTCGGCGGCTCAAGCTCAGGCAGTGCGGCCTCCGTAGCTGCCAATCTGGTTGCTGCTGCCGTTGGAACCGAGACCTCCGGCTCCATCATCGGTCCGGCCAGCCAGAACAGTGTAGTCGGCATCAAGCCGACTGCCGGATTAGTCAGCATGGCCGGAATCATCCCCGGCATCAGCAGTCAGGATACAGCCGGTCCGCTGGCCAGAACTGTTGCTGATGCCGCCTTGCTGCTGGGAGCTATGGCCGGTCCTGCCGCTTCCCCGGCAGCGGATCAGGGCACCGGCCAAGTACCGGTGCCGGCTGATTATACAGCTTTTCTTGATCCGCAGGGTCTGCAGGGTATGCGCATCGGCATTCCCGGAGCCGTCTATCAGGAGCTGCATCCGGATGTACTGGAGATTATGAACGGCGCAATCGCCACATTGGCTGCTAACGGCGCTGTAATCATTGATCCTGTAGAGCTGCCTTGTCTTAACAGCGATTGGAGTCCGGTTATGCTGCAATATGAATTCAAAAGAGGCCTGAACCAGTATTTGTCCGGACTTGCCGGGCATGTTCCCGTACATAGCTTGAGTGAGCTAATTAAATATAATCTCGAGCACAGTGACAAAGCGCTGAAATACGGCCAGGGAACTCTGGAATGGCTGGAACAGTCCGGTGACGGCATTACAGAGGAGCAGTACCTGAAGGAGCTTCAGATATCCCGCGGCTTGGCAAGGGAACAGGGAATTGATTATGCCATATCCAGGCACCAGCTGGACGCTTTGATGTTCCCCGGCTTCCATGGGACAGATATTGCGGCCAGGGCCGGTTATCCGCTCATCACCGTCCCTGCCGGTTATGCAGCAGAGGGAGGTGTGACTCCCGGTGGCTATACTACAAAAGGCCCGCACGGAGTAACCTTCTGCGGTACCGCCTTCAGTGAGCCGGTCCTGATCCGGATTGCATCAGGTTTCGAGCAGGCCGCACAGCGGCGTTATCCGCCCCGCCTGTTTTCATAA
- a CDS encoding GNAT family N-acetyltransferase, protein MEITGERILLRDLSEADREFWAELEGHELTSKYENSRPDAAQIAEDFGKALAYAASVPRESFKLAVCLAADETPLGVISIKLNWEDIREWEIGWALLPRYWGEGYATEAVRLLIGYAFAQLNAHRIVAYANAANQRSERLMQRAGMTRDGVLRETRYCNQEWCDELIYSILEKEWPKEVASQRD, encoded by the coding sequence ATGGAGATTACCGGTGAACGAATCTTATTAAGAGATTTATCTGAGGCTGACCGGGAATTTTGGGCTGAGCTGGAGGGCCATGAGCTGACATCCAAATACGAAAACAGCCGCCCGGATGCTGCGCAGATTGCGGAGGATTTCGGTAAGGCATTAGCTTATGCCGCCTCTGTTCCCCGTGAATCCTTCAAGCTGGCTGTTTGCCTTGCTGCGGATGAGACTCCGCTTGGAGTGATCAGCATCAAGCTTAATTGGGAGGACATCCGGGAATGGGAAATCGGCTGGGCGCTTCTTCCCCGGTATTGGGGAGAGGGATATGCAACAGAAGCGGTCAGGCTGCTGATCGGCTATGCCTTTGCACAGCTGAACGCGCACCGGATCGTCGCCTATGCCAATGCCGCTAACCAGCGCTCTGAGCGACTAATGCAGCGGGCCGGCATGACCAGGGACGGAGTCCTGCGTGAAACCAGATACTGCAACCAGGAATGGTGCGATGAGCTGATCTACTCTATTCTCGAGAAGGAGTGGCCGAAGGAGGTGGCTAGTCAAAGGGATTAA
- a CDS encoding sugar ABC transporter substrate-binding protein: MTKNKGLTTAALLLSFSMVAAGCGNSNNAASGDNKTLKVWFMGTADTVEPIADMYEAANPGITVDVQAIPWDTAHDKLLTAVASKSGPDVVQMGTTWIPEFAAAGALKDLSPYIEQYPSMAPENFFDGAVETTKYEDTTVGIPFYVETRAMFYRTDLLGEVGYPEGPKTWDELKDASRKLVEKGGTGHYALPIEGKDSIYPVIFAWQNGSDIIDADRQPQFNQPAYVETVDFLKSFYDEGLSPKGTDLDTVAAFKDGTMAMFISGPWMIQTVKDKAPEIDGKWAVTTLPAKVSNTSSIGGADLSIFNYSKNPDEAAKFIAFMAEQEAQLKYYETSNSMPALKAAWSNEALSDPMIAAFGKQLENSRPAPTVREYEEIAQAAMAAFEQITIGGADTQTELDKLNDKANELLGNK; the protein is encoded by the coding sequence ATGACAAAGAATAAAGGGTTAACAACAGCAGCACTTTTACTGAGCTTCTCCATGGTTGCGGCGGGCTGCGGCAATTCAAACAATGCAGCTTCCGGAGATAACAAGACGCTGAAGGTCTGGTTCATGGGAACAGCGGATACGGTAGAGCCGATCGCAGATATGTATGAAGCTGCCAATCCCGGCATTACAGTAGATGTCCAAGCCATTCCCTGGGATACTGCACATGATAAGCTGCTGACTGCCGTAGCCTCCAAGAGCGGCCCGGACGTTGTACAGATGGGGACAACCTGGATTCCTGAATTTGCCGCTGCCGGAGCGCTAAAGGACTTGTCCCCGTATATTGAGCAGTATCCGAGCATGGCGCCGGAGAACTTCTTCGACGGTGCTGTTGAAACCACTAAATATGAAGATACAACAGTAGGAATTCCATTCTATGTTGAGACCCGCGCGATGTTCTACCGGACGGATCTGCTAGGCGAGGTAGGCTACCCTGAAGGTCCGAAGACATGGGATGAGCTGAAGGATGCCAGCCGCAAGCTGGTTGAAAAAGGCGGCACCGGCCATTACGCCCTGCCGATTGAAGGTAAAGACTCGATCTATCCTGTTATCTTTGCCTGGCAGAACGGCAGTGACATCATTGACGCAGACCGTCAGCCGCAGTTCAATCAGCCGGCTTATGTCGAAACGGTTGACTTCCTGAAAAGCTTCTACGATGAAGGGCTGTCCCCTAAAGGCACCGATCTCGACACTGTAGCCGCATTTAAAGACGGCACAATGGCTATGTTCATCAGCGGACCTTGGATGATCCAGACCGTAAAGGATAAAGCGCCGGAAATCGACGGTAAGTGGGCGGTAACTACCCTGCCGGCCAAAGTAAGCAACACCTCTTCCATCGGCGGTGCGGACCTGTCCATTTTCAATTACAGCAAAAACCCTGACGAAGCGGCCAAGTTTATTGCTTTTATGGCAGAGCAGGAAGCACAGCTGAAGTACTATGAAACTTCAAATTCCATGCCTGCGCTGAAGGCAGCCTGGTCTAATGAGGCACTGAGCGATCCGATGATTGCCGCTTTCGGTAAGCAGCTGGAGAATTCCCGTCCTGCGCCGACTGTCAGAGAATATGAAGAAATTGCCCAGGCCGCTATGGCAGCCTTCGAACAGATCACGATCGGCGGTGCTGATACGCAGACCGAGCTGGACAAGCTGAACGATAAGGCGAATGAGCTGCTTGGCAATAAATAA
- a CDS encoding copper amine oxidase N-terminal domain-containing protein, protein MKGLKWVLAAVVSAGMFGQTGGVLHAAGPAIIDFDRGSYLLSDGTVWKQDVDNGGYKQLDFNLTEIEEGYGITTSGTLVQLQGKGAPQILKNMTGVVHISGNYYLDNTGTIRYLGYGDTTSYTDIVKFDDSEKGLALLTRSGVLKAEGFSDKIDQFGSSAEVTAIDSYSDSYSSVDDVAVVLQSGKVLLYNRFNFDRNDLSKYIPVTITENAAEARFDDEGNLVVRMKDGTVWRTGSSEADRYKLTQSFPGLKGVTGLISVYSQGMYVKTQDGSVASYDVQADRLEMLTLPVVTGVSFTMEKTSLTVGDKVPVQISETWTGESTRKVPLKDADLTVEKPALLQKLNDGTLKALAVGVTKVTVKSGSVSKTLEVSISSDDIITTGALISGSMYLPVQEVFQQLGASVQYNAGTKSFSIKLNSTPVQLQLGSDTAMVNGEKVKMSGKVQTVDGVTVFPAALLKSAFGAGLDWNSSIQSMRVTFGKAEMQVQTKQTALIYKKKAQGNLAKLIGKSYWVNFFDVNYRFQKVTIVDVLPDYNGNFALAMKLASGKALKTYEMTGAEIISTLADKEEFLTADPYKTYKWSSKVWEDIKAGYVRTGMTKQQVELSWGTPESKSAAVGGGIRVETWQYVGYDYVTFTNGVVSFIYTS, encoded by the coding sequence ATGAAAGGTTTAAAATGGGTGCTTGCAGCGGTAGTCTCAGCAGGCATGTTTGGTCAAACCGGCGGTGTGCTGCATGCGGCTGGACCGGCGATCATTGATTTTGACAGGGGGAGTTACCTGCTTAGTGACGGTACAGTATGGAAGCAGGATGTTGACAACGGAGGATATAAACAGCTTGATTTCAATCTGACCGAGATTGAGGAAGGCTATGGGATTACCACGTCAGGAACTCTGGTTCAATTGCAGGGGAAGGGAGCTCCCCAAATACTGAAGAACATGACCGGGGTGGTGCACATTTCCGGGAACTATTATCTGGATAATACAGGAACCATTCGTTACCTCGGCTACGGCGATACTACGAGTTATACAGATATTGTGAAATTTGATGATTCCGAAAAAGGTTTGGCATTGCTTACCCGGTCCGGAGTCTTGAAGGCAGAGGGGTTCAGCGACAAAATTGATCAATTCGGCAGCAGTGCAGAGGTTACGGCAATAGATAGTTATTCTGATTCCTACAGTTCTGTCGACGATGTGGCAGTGGTCCTACAATCCGGAAAAGTGCTGCTGTACAACCGGTTTAATTTTGACAGGAATGATCTCTCAAAATATATTCCCGTAACTATCACCGAAAATGCAGCAGAAGCCAGATTCGATGACGAGGGTAATCTGGTTGTACGAATGAAGGACGGTACCGTCTGGAGAACGGGATCTTCTGAAGCTGACCGTTATAAGCTCACGCAATCATTCCCGGGTCTTAAAGGTGTAACTGGACTAATCTCTGTCTATAGTCAAGGCATGTATGTAAAAACGCAGGATGGCAGCGTAGCGAGTTATGACGTACAGGCGGACCGTCTGGAGATGCTGACCCTTCCAGTTGTCACCGGTGTATCCTTCACGATGGAGAAGACCAGCCTTACGGTCGGGGACAAGGTCCCCGTGCAGATTTCGGAGACCTGGACAGGCGAATCTACACGAAAAGTACCACTGAAGGATGCTGATTTGACGGTTGAAAAACCGGCCCTTTTGCAGAAGCTGAACGATGGAACCTTAAAGGCACTGGCGGTCGGAGTTACCAAAGTTACTGTGAAATCAGGATCAGTCTCGAAAACGCTGGAGGTATCCATTAGTTCAGACGATATCATTACAACCGGAGCACTGATCAGCGGCTCAATGTATCTGCCGGTTCAGGAGGTGTTCCAGCAGCTTGGTGCTTCGGTTCAATACAATGCCGGTACCAAAAGCTTCAGCATTAAATTGAATTCCACGCCAGTTCAGCTCCAGCTCGGCAGTGATACGGCAATGGTGAACGGCGAGAAGGTTAAAATGAGCGGTAAAGTACAGACTGTTGATGGCGTAACGGTGTTTCCGGCAGCGCTGCTAAAGTCGGCGTTCGGAGCCGGCCTTGATTGGAATTCTTCTATTCAAAGCATGAGGGTAACCTTCGGCAAGGCTGAAATGCAGGTACAGACAAAGCAAACCGCCCTTATCTATAAGAAAAAAGCCCAGGGAAACCTGGCGAAGCTGATAGGCAAAAGCTATTGGGTCAACTTTTTTGATGTCAATTATAGGTTTCAAAAAGTAACCATCGTTGATGTACTTCCTGATTATAACGGGAACTTCGCTCTTGCCATGAAGCTTGCTTCAGGAAAAGCACTGAAAACGTATGAGATGACCGGGGCGGAAATTATAAGTACGCTGGCTGATAAAGAGGAGTTTCTGACAGCTGATCCTTACAAAACCTACAAGTGGTCAAGTAAAGTGTGGGAAGATATTAAGGCAGGATACGTAAGGACTGGTATGACAAAGCAGCAGGTCGAGTTAAGCTGGGGGACACCGGAGAGCAAGTCTGCTGCCGTAGGAGGCGGCATCCGCGTAGAGACCTGGCAGTACGTCGGCTATGATTATGTGACCTTCACCAACGGGGTAGTTTCGTTTATTTACACCAGCTGA
- a CDS encoding sigma-70 family RNA polymerase sigma factor, which yields MTMSGIEMKRLTGAATGEEMRFYEAVMEHSAQLYQIAYSYLGNRNDALEAVQESTCRAWIKRKTLKEPGAFKAWIIRILIYVCIDEQRRRKRSVPTPDERMQEPVMVQDNGRLEMRWALEQVKPKYRHVLLLKYYNDMTLGEIAVLLDKPEGTVKTWQHKGLKQLRAIIKDRGEWND from the coding sequence ATGACAATGTCTGGCATAGAGATGAAAAGATTAACCGGCGCTGCCACCGGCGAGGAGATGAGGTTCTATGAAGCCGTAATGGAGCACAGCGCGCAGCTGTACCAGATTGCCTACAGCTATCTGGGGAACCGCAACGATGCACTGGAAGCGGTGCAGGAAAGCACCTGCCGGGCCTGGATCAAGCGGAAGACGCTGAAGGAGCCGGGGGCTTTTAAAGCATGGATTATCCGTATTCTGATCTACGTCTGTATCGATGAGCAGCGCAGAAGGAAGCGGAGCGTGCCGACACCGGACGAGCGGATGCAGGAGCCGGTCATGGTTCAGGACAACGGGCGGCTGGAGATGCGCTGGGCGCTTGAACAGGTCAAGCCGAAGTACCGGCATGTGCTGCTCCTCAAATACTATAACGACATGACACTCGGGGAGATTGCGGTGCTGCTGGACAAGCCTGAGGGCACGGTTAAAACCTGGCAGCATAAAGGGCTGAAGCAGCTTCGGGCAATTATAAAGGATCGGGGGGAGTGGAATGATTAA
- a CDS encoding antibiotic biosynthesis monooxygenase, with protein sequence MLIQTRSIVVEKGHSAQIIERFSAPGPLEEMPGLIDISVALNKKGKDNEEVLIVIRWESEDAWKNWEKSDAHLQGHRNSRGQEKPAYILSTAVNMYEVQKVKEGKVYEK encoded by the coding sequence ATGCTTATTCAGACAAGATCCATCGTAGTGGAAAAAGGACACAGCGCCCAAATCATAGAAAGATTCAGCGCACCGGGTCCGCTTGAGGAAATGCCGGGGCTGATTGATATCAGCGTTGCACTTAACAAAAAAGGCAAGGATAATGAAGAGGTTCTGATCGTGATCCGCTGGGAGTCCGAAGATGCCTGGAAAAACTGGGAGAAGAGTGATGCCCACCTCCAGGGCCACCGCAACAGCAGAGGACAGGAGAAGCCGGCATACATCCTGAGTACGGCTGTCAATATGTATGAGGTACAAAAGGTTAAAGAGGGCAAGGTTTACGAAAAGTAG